From Candidatus Baltobacteraceae bacterium:
CGTATCGTGATGCTCGGCATCGATCCAGAACGTCTTGCGATCGGGCGTGCTCTTCCACTTGAGCCACGCCTCGAGACTCTGGGGCGTGAGCAGTTGTTGCGGTTCGAACCCGTTCGCAATCGCGAATTGCAGCGCGCCCTCACCCGCCATCGTCGTGTGGCGCGTCTTCTCCATGACCAAGCGCGCGACCGAAATCGGATTCTTGATCTTGTGCAGGCTGCACACCGAACCGGCGCGGTGGCTCGTGCCGCTCATGATCCCCGCATCCAGCTCGACCTCGCCTTGCGCGTTCGGCAAGCCGCCGTAGCCGACGGTCATCACGTTCGGATCGTCTTCGACGACGTTGATGCCTTTCTCGATCGCATCGAGCAGCGATCCACCCGCGCCGAAAACCTGCGCCGCCCGCGCGTTCGCGGCAACGCCCCATTTCCACGTCGAGAGATAGACCGGGCCGCTCGCGCCGCTCGCTTCCGCCTCGCTTCCAGCCAACGCGCCGGCCGCCGCTGCCGAAGTGGCAGCGATGAACGTGCGGCGATCGATGGGCTGCACGCAAATCTCCGGCTAGAGCGTGAAGGCGACGATCGACGTCGTCTTCGGATCGTTGCACCAAAAGCGCTGGCCGTCGTGCGCGAGCGAGATCGCGGCAAAGCGCAGCGCGGCCGCCACTTCGACTCGATCTTCGACCACGCGGCCGAGCTTCGGCCCGCCGTCTTTTCCGTACCAAAGCGAGAGATAGAGCGTTCCGTCGACGAAGGTGATGCCGAGGATCTGCGCGTCGGCGCGAATCTCGCGCCGGATGCTCATGTTTGAATCGAGCTGCAGCACGCGGCGATTGTAGCGCTGACTCAGCCAGAGCGACTCGCCGTCGTATGCCAAAAACGAGCCCGTGTCTTCGGGGCACGCGATCTTGTCGTGTTCTTTGAAGCCGTGGCCGGGAACGTAACGCCGGATGAAACGGTGATCGCCCTCGCCGCCCTCGCTGAGGATGCAGCGCAGCTCTTCGCCGATTGCGACCATACCGACCGGTTTGCCCGGCG
This genomic window contains:
- a CDS encoding N(4)-(beta-N-acetylglucosaminyl)-L-asparaginase; its protein translation is MQPIDRRTFIAATSAAAAGALAGSEAEASGASGPVYLSTWKWGVAANARAAQVFGAGGSLLDAIEKGINVVEDDPNVMTVGYGGLPNAQGEVELDAGIMSGTSHRAGSVCSLHKIKNPISVARLVMEKTRHTTMAGEGALQFAIANGFEPQQLLTPQSLEAWLKWKSTPDRKTFWIDAEHHDTIGMVACDGKGGVAAGCSTSGLAWKIPGRVADSPLVGCGYYADDAAGAASATGDGDVMTNYCTSMFVVERMRTGAHPQEACNELMRFMAKTAPNLKTDMYCAIALNPRGEVGAASMNSEQPLHYALWRGGSGTLNTAAAFLG